The Daphnia carinata strain CSIRO-1 chromosome 2, CSIRO_AGI_Dcar_HiC_V3, whole genome shotgun sequence genome has a segment encoding these proteins:
- the LOC130701715 gene encoding uncharacterized protein LOC130701715 — translation MVERATDGLELFGLVRERYDTLREAVAGGPRRAKRGIIDVGGTALQWLFGVATSQDLEELNGQLQALGGETSGIVSAVAHQATLVNETLRELGEHVLAMQQLDRAHQSLEKEFNKWRQNVVSAVNALESQVIMTTRVDEAFRAAQRVLDWASMALEDIGIGFALLATGNLPPELFPPTQLRSVLKEIRASLAMGWALTPALQNGDLWRAYQEARVVVAATTNGLRLFIHLPIIEIITKTFELYRTLVLPVFSAAGRDQQTFIELTETKVRSCQGRASSVCPPSKAIYRKNFKKTCVMALFLQDTDKKKTECDHVVVEWREPEAIYLGHRTWAVSMNNLRSLVMECPQQTDSRDSSKAELPLVGIVEIPHGCSIQTDEWILQASRQHSLSSTRKGNDFVPRLKGVNWAVATDAQQQGSMTSGKSTNSSLQASLEAPLKRIGGSLKNAASFGNTIRALEVDDSEREKRAAEHHKYPFELWGVGAALFMVSVAVCSIQWCRGRKGDVNMADLRKRLRMVEEFVEEEAEKRRARRWNTMHCLTEIDNRMAAHEEACLTTLHKLESSLEHLA, via the exons ATGGTGGAAAGGGCGACGGACGGGTTGGAGCTATTTGGACTTGTACGTGAACGGTACGACACGCTGCGGGAGGCGGTGGCCGGAGGGCCCAGGAGGGCCAAGAGAGGTATTATCGACGTCGGCGGTACCGCACTGCAATGGCTGTTTGGGGTGGCGACAAGTCAAGATCTAGAAGAACTTAATGGTCAGCTGCAGGCCTTGGGAGGAGAAACGTCGGGGATAGTGAGTGCGGTGGCTCATCAAGCAACGTTAGTGAATGAGACATTACGAGAACTAGGGGAACATGTACTGGCCATGCAGCAGCTGGACAGAGCGCACCAATCACTGGAGAAGGAATTCAACAAATGGAGACAGAATGTGGTGAGTGCCGTGAACGCCCTAGAGAGTCAAGTGATTATGACGACGAGGGTGGACGAAGCCTTTCGAGCTGCTCAGAGAGTTCTAGACTGGGCCAGCATGGCATTGGAGGACATCGGTATTGGTTTCGCCCTGTTGGCAACCGGCAACCTACCCCCGGAACTTTTCCCACCTACTCAACTGCGATCGGTTCTTAAAGAAATTCGAGCTTCTTTGGCGATGGGTTGGGCACTAACACCTGCTTTGCAGAATGGTGACCTGTGGAGGGCATACCAGGAAGCCCGGGTCGTCGTAGCGGCCACAACAAACGGGCTTCGGCTATTCATTCATCTGCCAATAATTGAGATTATTACTAAGACATTTGAGTTATATCGAACACTTGTGTTGCCAGTGTTTAGTGCTGCAG GGCGGGATCAGCAAACATTTATTGAACTGACGGAAACCAAGGTACGCTCTTGCCAGGGAAGGGCGAGCTCGGTATGTCCGCCCAGTAAAGCTATCTACcggaaaaattttaagaagacTTGTGTGATGGCGCTGTTCCTGCAGGATACtgacaaaaagaagacggaGTGCGATCATGTTGTAGTAGAATGGAGAGAACCTGAAGCCATTTACCTGGGCCACCGGACATGGGCAGTATCAATGAATAATCTACGCTCTCTTGTAATGGAGTGTCCTCAACAGACAGATTCGAGGGATTCTTCGAAAGCAGAGCTGCCGTTGGTCGGCATTGTCGAAATCCCACACGGTTGCTCCATTCAAACTGATGAGTGGATTTTGCAGGCCAGTAGGCAACACTCGTTATCATCCACTAGGAAGGGGAACGACTTTGTGCCACGTCTAAAAGGGGTAAACTGGGCTGTAGCTACAGACGCCCAACAACAAGGAAGCATGACGAGCGGGAAATCTACGAACTCATCGCTGCAGGCTTCATTAGAGGCGCCCTTGAAACGGATCGGCGGCAGTCTGAAGAACGCAGCTAGTTTTGGTAACACTATCCGTGCTTTGGAAGTAGACGACTCGGAGAGGGAAAAACGAGCAGCGGAACATCATAAATATCCATTCGAGCTATGGGGTGTGGGAGCAGCGTTGTTTATGGTCAGTGTGGCTGTGTGCAGTATCCAGTGGTGCCGAGGGAGAAAAGGAGACGTTAATATGGCCGACCTTCGGAAACGCCTACGGATGGTGGAGGAGTTCGTCGAGGAAGAAGCTGAGAAGCGACGCGCGCGGCGGTGGAACACCATGCATTGCCTTACGGAAATAGACAATCGTATGGCAGCGCATGAAGAGGCTTGCTTGACGACACTGCACAAGCTGGAGTCGTCCCTTGAGCATCTGGCATGA